GTCAGGCCGCCATCGAGGAGTCGATCGACGCTGCCGCGCGGACCCGTCAGGAAGCCGACGTGCTGCTCGGTGAGTACCGCGAGCGGCTGACGGAGGCCCGGGCGCAGGCCGACGAGATCGTCGAGCGCGCTCGGCAGGCCGCGACCGCCGTGGAGAACGAGGCACGCACCACCGCCGCGGCCCGGGGCGAGCAGATGCTCGAGCAGACGCGCCGGGACATCGAGGCCGAGAGCCGCCGCATGCTCGACGAGATCATGCGGGACGTCGCGGAACTCACGGTGCTGGCCACCGAGCGGGTCACTCGCAAGACGCTCACCGAGGCGGACCAGCGCCAGCTGGTTCAGGACGCACTGGCCGACCTCGACTTCTCGGCCCTTGCGGGCGGGCGCGAGAACTGATGGCACAGGTCGCACAGGTCTACGCGCGCGCGCTGTTCGAGGCCGCCTCCGAGGGAGGCGTCCTGGATCCGGTGAAGGAACAGCTGGCTCAGTTCGACCAGGCACTCTCGTCGAACTGGGAGTTCCAGCTGTTCTTCTTCTCCCCGAACTTCTCCACCGCGGAGAAGATCGACGGCGTGAAGCGCGCGGTGGTCGACCCGGACCCCGCGTTCCTGAACTTCCTCGAAGCGCTGATCGAGCGCCACCGGATGCCCGAACTCTCCCGCATCCGGGAGCGGTTCGACGCGCTCTGGGACGTCGAGATGAAGGTGCTTCCGGTGGAGGTCACCACCGCGGTGCCGCTGGACGAGGCGACCGTGGCCAGCATCGGTGAGCGCATCGGCCGGGAGACCGGCAACCGGATTCAGCTGACCACCGTGGTCGATCCGGACGTCGTCGGCGGGATGGTGCTCCGTGTGGGCAACCTCGTCATGGACGCGTCGATCAAGAGCAGTCTCAATCAACTTCGCAAGCAGGTCTCCAAGGCGCGCATCGGTTCGCCCTTGGCGTCTTCGGTCAAGGAGCAGTCCCAGTGAAGATCAACGCTGACGAGATCACCTCAATCCTCAAGAGCCGCATCCAAGGCCTCGACACGGCCAGCGCGGACTTCGCCGAGGTGGGCACCGTGCTCTCGGTCGCGGACGGCATCTGCCGCATCCACGGGCTCGAGAACTGCATGTCGTTCG
The sequence above is drawn from the Sporichthyaceae bacterium genome and encodes:
- the atpH gene encoding ATP synthase F1 subunit delta, with the translated sequence MAQVAQVYARALFEAASEGGVLDPVKEQLAQFDQALSSNWEFQLFFFSPNFSTAEKIDGVKRAVVDPDPAFLNFLEALIERHRMPELSRIRERFDALWDVEMKVLPVEVTTAVPLDEATVASIGERIGRETGNRIQLTTVVDPDVVGGMVLRVGNLVMDASIKSSLNQLRKQVSKARIGSPLASSVKEQSQ
- the atpF gene encoding F0F1 ATP synthase subunit B is translated as MLLASTAENVQASGSTWLITPNVGMTIWTLVVFSVSVVVLVKGVFPKIREALDRRQAAIEESIDAAARTRQEADVLLGEYRERLTEARAQADEIVERARQAATAVENEARTTAAARGEQMLEQTRRDIEAESRRMLDEIMRDVAELTVLATERVTRKTLTEADQRQLVQDALADLDFSALAGGREN